One genomic region from Thermoleptolyngbya sichuanensis A183 encodes:
- a CDS encoding TIGR04222 domain-containing membrane protein, producing the protein MSPTPDLPHASNLSSAALRSGRGAIALHSTTPQQQALYDRLQAFSLDQPGAALSFSQRLARDNCWSLNYTQRVIEEYKKFAFLAVCAGHPVTPSDQVDQAWHQHLTYSRSYWEVFCPQVLQMPLHHEPTQGGQTEHHKFNDWYRKTLQSYEAWFGEAPPPDIWPDPSLRFGRDLQFRRVNVQQHWVLPRPDWAGRWAAIWQSGWRSGWQFVQQSPVVLGGLVVLALSLTSCAAIAPIPNPLDLRGPEFLQFYLFVLGSTLLVAWALRRWLRQPGNVEGQSLPTLDPYDVAYLVGGADRAIDTAIVSMARSQLPAIDAQEGFLVPLVAPEPSQHPLERAILESMNGSKATVQSLRRNNARATETLRSRLQALGLALSPAQAAKARLYPVLLLLLPLLLGIAKVLVGLSRGRPVGFLLMMIVVWLVVIAIFQLPPLSSRYGDRALQQIRATHQSAMTLRTRDLSAVQQTQFLFLIALSGTTALRGKEFASLRAALSPVSSTGSGSGYLSSWGSDGWSGDGGGGDGGGGGGGGCGGCGGCGGCGG; encoded by the coding sequence GAGTCCTACTCCGGATCTTCCCCATGCCTCAAATCTCTCTAGCGCCGCCCTCCGGTCTGGTCGGGGGGCGATCGCCCTCCACTCGACAACGCCCCAACAGCAAGCCCTCTACGACCGACTGCAAGCCTTTTCGCTCGACCAGCCCGGCGCAGCGCTCAGCTTTAGCCAGCGCCTTGCTCGCGACAATTGTTGGTCTCTGAACTATACCCAGCGAGTGATTGAGGAATACAAAAAGTTTGCGTTTTTGGCAGTCTGTGCAGGGCATCCCGTCACGCCGTCGGATCAGGTAGACCAGGCATGGCATCAGCATCTCACCTACAGCCGCTCCTACTGGGAGGTGTTTTGTCCACAGGTGCTGCAAATGCCGCTGCACCACGAGCCAACCCAGGGCGGCCAGACCGAACACCACAAATTTAACGACTGGTATCGCAAAACCTTGCAGAGCTACGAAGCCTGGTTTGGGGAAGCACCGCCCCCAGACATCTGGCCCGATCCGAGCCTGCGGTTTGGGCGAGATTTGCAATTCCGCCGGGTCAATGTGCAGCAGCATTGGGTGCTGCCTCGACCAGACTGGGCAGGCCGGTGGGCGGCGATCTGGCAGTCTGGCTGGCGGTCTGGTTGGCAGTTTGTGCAGCAGTCTCCGGTGGTGCTGGGTGGCCTGGTGGTGCTGGCATTGAGTCTAACAAGCTGCGCGGCGATCGCCCCGATTCCCAACCCGCTAGATCTTCGAGGGCCAGAGTTTTTGCAGTTTTATCTCTTCGTGCTGGGCAGCACGCTGCTGGTGGCATGGGCGCTGCGTCGATGGCTCCGACAACCTGGCAACGTGGAGGGACAGTCGCTGCCGACGCTCGATCCCTACGACGTTGCCTATCTGGTGGGTGGGGCAGATCGGGCGATTGATACGGCAATTGTAAGCATGGCGCGATCGCAACTCCCTGCTATCGATGCCCAGGAGGGATTCCTGGTGCCGCTGGTTGCGCCGGAGCCGTCGCAGCACCCGCTAGAGCGGGCGATTCTGGAAAGCATGAATGGCTCAAAAGCCACGGTACAGAGCCTCCGTCGGAATAATGCGCGGGCGACCGAAACCCTGCGATCGCGCCTACAGGCGCTTGGACTGGCTCTGTCGCCCGCCCAGGCTGCCAAAGCGCGACTCTATCCCGTGCTGCTGCTGCTGTTGCCGCTGTTGCTGGGCATTGCCAAGGTGCTGGTCGGCCTTTCGCGGGGGCGGCCCGTTGGGTTTCTGCTGATGATGATTGTGGTGTGGCTGGTTGTTATCGCAATATTCCAACTGCCGCCTCTATCGAGTCGGTATGGCGATCGCGCTTTGCAACAGATCCGAGCGACTCATCAATCCGCCATGACGCTCCGCACCCGCGACCTCAGCGCCGTGCAGCAAACTCAATTTCTGTTCCTCATTGCCCTATCCGGAACCACCGCACTACGCGGCAAAGAGTTTGCCAGCTTACGGGCTGCACTCTCTCCTGTTTCCAGCACCGGAAGTGGCAGTGGATATTTGTCTTCCTGGGGGAGCGATGGCTGGAGTGGTGATGGGGGCGGCGGCGACGGCGGCGGCGGGGGTGGGGGGGGTTGCGGGGGGTGTGGGGGCTGTGGGGGCTGTGGGGGCTAG
- the argS gene encoding arginine--tRNA ligase yields MNSTLALLRSRLEAALVAAFGPDLADADPVLVPASNPKFGDYQANGAMGLAKRLGMAPKAIASQLLDHLDVSDLCDPPEVAGPGFINLRLKPEYLEAQLKAIQANPRLGVAPVANPKRVIVDYPSPNIAKEMHVGHLRPCVIGDALARILEFLGHDVLRLSHIGDWGTPFGMLIAYLREAYPDALAGGELDLGDLATFYRAAKKRFDEDTDFQEAARLAVVKLQAGDPETIQAWKVVCDLSNRTNRKIFDLMGLSPKIQERGESFYNPLLPDVIAELDRLGLLVEDQGAKCVFLDGFTNKEGKPLPLIVQKSDGGYNYATTDLAAIRYRVTEDRVQRVIYPVGAEQINHFAQIFQVGKRAGWITDETEFVHTPLGNILGEDGKKLKSRSGEAARLVDLLEEAIARARADLEARLTEENRTESEDFIVHVANVVGIGAIKYADLSQNRTSSYIFSYDKMLALQGNTAPYMLYAYVRVQGISRKGGIDFEALGDNSRVVLQDEAEFALAKSLLQFDEVLSAVEADLLPNRLCEYLFDLSKTFNQFYDRCPILQAEDPQRTSRLLLADLTARTIKLGLSLLGIQVLERM; encoded by the coding sequence ATGAATTCCACCCTTGCACTGTTGAGAAGCCGATTAGAAGCTGCACTGGTTGCGGCGTTTGGGCCGGACTTGGCTGATGCTGACCCGGTTCTGGTGCCTGCCAGCAATCCCAAATTTGGGGACTATCAGGCGAATGGCGCGATGGGACTGGCCAAGAGACTGGGCATGGCTCCGAAGGCGATCGCCTCTCAGCTTCTCGACCATCTGGACGTATCCGACCTATGCGACCCGCCAGAAGTAGCCGGGCCCGGCTTCATCAACCTGCGGCTCAAGCCAGAATACCTAGAAGCGCAACTCAAGGCCATTCAGGCAAACCCGCGCCTGGGCGTTGCGCCCGTGGCCAACCCGAAGCGGGTGATTGTCGATTACCCCAGTCCTAACATTGCCAAGGAGATGCATGTGGGCCACCTGCGCCCCTGCGTCATTGGCGATGCCCTGGCGCGAATTCTGGAGTTTCTCGGCCACGACGTGCTGCGGCTAAGTCACATCGGCGACTGGGGCACGCCCTTTGGAATGCTGATTGCCTATTTGCGCGAGGCCTATCCCGACGCGCTGGCGGGCGGCGAACTCGATCTGGGCGACCTGGCAACGTTTTACCGGGCCGCCAAAAAGCGGTTTGACGAAGACACGGACTTTCAGGAAGCCGCGCGGCTGGCGGTAGTGAAGCTTCAGGCGGGCGATCCAGAAACGATTCAGGCCTGGAAAGTCGTCTGCGATTTGTCGAATCGCACGAATCGCAAAATCTTTGACCTGATGGGTCTGTCGCCCAAGATTCAGGAGCGGGGCGAATCGTTCTACAACCCGCTCTTGCCCGATGTGATTGCAGAACTGGATCGGCTGGGGCTGCTGGTGGAAGACCAGGGCGCGAAGTGCGTGTTTTTAGACGGCTTTACCAACAAAGAGGGGAAGCCGCTGCCGCTGATTGTGCAAAAGTCGGACGGGGGCTATAACTACGCCACGACGGATCTAGCGGCGATTCGCTATCGCGTGACAGAAGACCGGGTGCAGCGGGTAATCTATCCCGTTGGCGCAGAACAAATCAATCACTTTGCCCAGATTTTTCAGGTGGGCAAGCGGGCGGGCTGGATTACCGATGAAACGGAGTTTGTGCATACACCGCTGGGCAATATTTTGGGCGAAGATGGCAAAAAGCTGAAGAGTCGCTCTGGCGAAGCGGCGCGGCTGGTGGACTTGCTGGAAGAGGCGATCGCCCGGGCCCGCGCCGACCTGGAAGCCCGCCTGACCGAAGAAAACCGCACCGAATCCGAGGACTTCATCGTCCATGTGGCCAACGTCGTCGGCATTGGCGCAATCAAATACGCCGACCTCAGCCAGAACCGCACCAGCAGCTACATCTTCAGCTACGACAAGATGCTGGCGCTGCAAGGCAACACCGCCCCCTACATGCTCTATGCCTACGTGCGGGTGCAGGGCATCAGCCGCAAGGGCGGAATCGACTTCGAGGCGCTGGGGGACAATAGCCGGGTCGTGCTGCAAGACGAGGCAGAGTTTGCCCTGGCCAAGTCGCTGCTGCAATTTGACGAAGTGCTGAGCGCAGTGGAGGCCGATCTGCTGCCCAACCGCCTGTGCGAATATCTCTTCGACCTCAGCAAGACCTTTAATCAGTTCTACGACCGCTGCCCCATTTTGCAGGCCGAAGACCCGCAGCGCACCTCGCGGCTGCTCCTGGCAGACCTGACCGCCCGCACGATCAAGCTGGGGCTATCGCTGTTGGGGATTCAAGTTTTGGAGCGGATGTAA
- a CDS encoding Uma2 family endonuclease — protein sequence MTQTQRDSRSDPYGNRPTSPPVSRLPPLESGDHLSRAEFERRYEAMPHLKKAELIEGVVYVPAALRFRSHGKPHAQMMLWLSTYWLATPAVEVADAPTVRLDLDNEPQPDIVLLIDPAAGGQSRLSEDDYIEGAPELIVEIAASSASIDLHTKKQVYRRSGVQEYIVWRSLENGLDWFYLNEGEYLVLPPDADGFLRSRIFPGLWLDVVALCGGDMMQVMQGLQTGIQSSAHAEFVQQLAARRSGQF from the coding sequence ATGACGCAGACCCAGCGCGATTCGCGAAGCGATCCCTACGGGAATCGCCCCACCTCTCCTCCCGTCAGCAGACTGCCGCCCCTGGAAAGCGGCGACCACCTCTCGCGGGCCGAGTTTGAGCGGCGCTACGAGGCGATGCCCCATCTCAAAAAAGCCGAACTAATCGAAGGAGTCGTCTACGTGCCCGCTGCTCTCCGCTTTAGGAGTCATGGTAAACCCCATGCTCAGATGATGCTTTGGCTTTCCACCTATTGGCTTGCAACACCTGCCGTAGAAGTAGCAGATGCTCCAACCGTGCGGCTCGACCTAGACAATGAACCCCAGCCAGATATTGTGCTGCTGATTGACCCGGCTGCTGGTGGGCAGTCCCGCCTTAGCGAAGATGACTATATCGAGGGCGCACCAGAACTGATTGTCGAGATTGCCGCCAGCAGCGCCTCCATCGACCTCCACACCAAAAAGCAAGTCTATCGCCGCAGCGGGGTTCAAGAATATATTGTGTGGCGGAGCTTAGAAAACGGGCTGGACTGGTTCTATTTGAACGAAGGCGAATATCTTGTGCTGCCGCCCGATGCCGACGGCTTCCTTCGCAGCCGCATCTTTCCGGGGCTGTGGTTGGATGTGGTGGCGCTCTGTGGGGGAGACATGATGCAGGTGATGCAGGGATTGCAGACCGGCATCCAGTCTTCCGCCCATGCCGAGTTTGTGCAGCAGTTGGCGGCGCGGCGCAGCGGGCAGTTTTAG
- a CDS encoding L,D-transpeptidase, with protein sequence MRGEAVVLVRGVRRLAIQFAAGLVSPAIVGLVGLRPAIANPGSLVEWGSLRTEPVVAPVSPPPSAVPIAPAATWPDVPALGAAEPFVPEPEGRSPVSLVVDLSDRRVYVYEQEQIKASFRIAVGRAGWETPTGRYEVISMVEHPTWQHPFTGEIVPPGHGNPLGVRWIGFWTDGKNTIGFHGTPNEETIGRAASHGCIRMYNDDVVALFEMVQVGTPVHVVP encoded by the coding sequence TTGCGTGGGGAGGCGGTGGTGCTGGTGCGTGGCGTTCGGCGGTTAGCAATACAGTTTGCGGCGGGGCTGGTTTCTCCGGCCATAGTAGGTCTGGTGGGGCTACGTCCGGCGATCGCCAATCCGGGAAGCTTGGTCGAGTGGGGGTCGCTGCGAACTGAACCCGTCGTAGCACCTGTCTCGCCGCCGCCCAGCGCCGTCCCCATCGCGCCCGCCGCCACCTGGCCTGATGTGCCTGCGCTGGGAGCCGCTGAGCCGTTTGTGCCAGAACCAGAAGGGCGATCGCCCGTGTCGCTGGTGGTCGATCTGAGCGATCGCCGCGTCTATGTCTACGAGCAAGAGCAGATTAAAGCTAGCTTTCGCATCGCGGTGGGTCGAGCGGGTTGGGAAACGCCGACCGGTCGCTACGAAGTCATCAGCATGGTGGAACACCCCACCTGGCAGCATCCGTTTACGGGCGAAATCGTGCCGCCAGGACACGGCAACCCGCTGGGAGTCCGCTGGATCGGTTTCTGGACAGACGGCAAAAACACCATCGGCTTTCACGGCACTCCCAACGAGGAAACTATCGGACGCGCTGCCTCCCACGGCTGCATCCGCATGTACAACGATGACGTGGTTGCCCTGTTTGAAATGGTGCAGGTTGGTACGCCAGTCCATGTGGTTCCCTAG
- the thiC gene encoding phosphomethylpyrimidine synthase, translated as MRASWVAKRRGQSNVSQMHFARQGVVTEEMQFVAEREQLPVELIRSEVARGRLIIPANVNHVNLEPMGIGIATRCKVNANIGASPNSSSLQEEVDKLKLAVKYGADTVMDLSTGGGDLDAIRSAIIAASPVPIGTVPIYQALESVHGNIEKLTPDDFLHVIEKHAQQGVDYMTIHAGILIEHLPLVRDRLTGIVSRGGGIIARWMLAHHQQNPLYTHFQDIIEIFKKYDVSFSLGDSLRPGCLHDASDAAQLAELKTLGHLTRKAWESDVQVMVEGPGHVPMDQIEFNVKKQMEECSEAPFYVLGPLVTDIAPGYDHITSAIGAAIAGWHGTAMLCYVTPKEHLGLPNAEDVRNGLIAYKIAAHAADVARHRPHARDRDDELSRARYHFDWNRQFDLSLDPERAREYHDETLPADIYKTAEFCSMCGPKFCPMQTKVDAEALTELEKFLAKEPAVGR; from the coding sequence ATGAGAGCATCCTGGGTCGCCAAGCGACGCGGACAGAGCAACGTGTCTCAAATGCACTTTGCTCGACAAGGCGTTGTGACGGAAGAAATGCAGTTTGTGGCTGAGCGCGAGCAGTTGCCTGTGGAACTGATTCGCTCGGAAGTGGCGCGGGGACGGCTGATCATCCCTGCCAATGTGAATCATGTGAACCTGGAGCCGATGGGGATTGGCATAGCCACCCGCTGCAAGGTGAATGCAAACATCGGTGCGTCGCCCAATTCTTCGAGCCTACAAGAAGAAGTGGATAAGCTGAAACTGGCGGTGAAATATGGTGCAGATACGGTGATGGACTTGTCTACAGGCGGCGGCGATTTGGACGCGATTCGCTCGGCCATCATTGCTGCATCGCCTGTTCCCATCGGCACAGTGCCGATTTATCAAGCATTGGAAAGCGTCCACGGCAACATCGAAAAGCTGACCCCCGACGACTTTTTGCACGTCATTGAAAAGCACGCGCAGCAGGGTGTGGACTACATGACGATTCATGCGGGAATTTTGATTGAGCATTTGCCGCTGGTGCGCGATCGCCTCACGGGAATCGTCTCTCGCGGCGGCGGCATCATCGCCCGCTGGATGCTGGCCCACCACCAGCAAAACCCGCTTTACACGCACTTCCAAGACATTATCGAGATTTTCAAAAAGTACGATGTGTCATTTAGTCTGGGCGACTCGCTGCGGCCGGGCTGCCTGCACGATGCCTCTGATGCGGCCCAGCTTGCGGAACTGAAAACGCTTGGTCATCTCACGCGCAAAGCATGGGAATCGGACGTGCAGGTGATGGTTGAAGGCCCGGGCCATGTTCCGATGGATCAAATCGAATTTAACGTGAAAAAGCAGATGGAGGAATGCTCCGAAGCACCATTTTACGTATTGGGGCCGCTCGTGACGGATATTGCACCCGGATACGACCACATCACCTCTGCGATTGGGGCGGCGATCGCCGGATGGCACGGCACCGCGATGCTCTGCTACGTCACACCCAAGGAACACCTGGGGCTGCCCAATGCCGAAGACGTGCGAAACGGGCTGATTGCCTACAAAATTGCTGCTCATGCTGCCGATGTCGCCCGCCATCGCCCCCATGCCCGCGATCGCGACGATGAGCTATCTCGCGCCCGCTACCACTTCGACTGGAATCGCCAGTTTGACCTGTCGCTCGATCCAGAACGCGCCCGCGAGTATCACGACGAAACCCTGCCCGCCGATATCTATAAAACTGCTGAGTTTTGCTCGATGTGCGGGCCAAAGTTCTGCCCCATGCAGACCAAGGTGGATGCGGAAGCGCTGACGGAGTTGGAAAAGTTCCTGGCGAAGGAGCCTGCGGTAGGGCGATGA
- a CDS encoding chlorophyll a/b-binding protein: MRGVVTEEQGRQNIYAVEPQMYVDSEARTGFTEYAEKLNGRLAMIGFVSMLLLEALTHQGLVSLLQNL; this comes from the coding sequence ATGAGAGGAGTTGTTACCGAAGAGCAGGGCAGACAAAATATTTACGCTGTTGAGCCGCAGATGTATGTAGATAGCGAAGCGCGGACTGGCTTTACGGAATATGCAGAAAAGCTCAACGGTCGGCTGGCGATGATTGGCTTTGTATCGATGCTGCTGCTAGAAGCTCTCACGCACCAGGGATTGGTCAGCCTCCTGCAAAACCTCTAA
- a CDS encoding ATP-binding response regulator, with protein sequence MPPASHLQAAERDWFPSLLHSSHMPTPEPSVDSLILPLAVLHQLQDLLQQMALWVQSSGDGALLLGATTLPLAVQTQLPDGKQFMVLVSRPFSVLLSGWQSEGTNVPGQAGDLDAAEESQRVDLTFDPGAIATFLQSLMELCQTEADLMAALQAAGDRLQPNDPLAQTEFTRRLVALLTNPELSIEPERSSLEQQVVARTHDLQEAVLAAQTANRAKSEFLAAVSHELRTPLTTIIGMSATLLRWSLGELSPRQRSFLQTIHDSGQHLLELINDILDLSQVESGRAVLKLSPFSLTMMAQQSMKTVEETALKQGVELALDLRIDPSRDRFVADPHRVKQILLNLLSNAVKFTAAGGKVTLRVMADPQYAIFQVIDTGIGIPEQQRPLLFQKFQQLDSSYQRLYQGTGLGLALTKQLVDLHGGRIMVDSTVGVGSVFTVQLPARSKDDAAEATAPIPALDGLGRTILGRVVLVENDELTANIICDMLTAAGYQVVWVLEGSTAFSQIELLQPDAVIVDVQSPENAGAELIHNLRHSPITQHLKVIALASDEASPYAAPAIAAADSCITKPIQPEDVLPRVLSLVAIAETS encoded by the coding sequence GTGCCCCCTGCATCTCATCTCCAGGCAGCGGAGAGAGACTGGTTTCCGTCGCTGCTGCACTCATCCCATATGCCCACGCCCGAACCGTCGGTTGATTCTCTGATTTTGCCGCTGGCAGTACTGCATCAGCTTCAGGATTTGCTTCAACAGATGGCGCTGTGGGTCCAGTCTTCTGGCGATGGGGCGCTGCTGTTGGGGGCGACGACGCTGCCGCTGGCAGTACAGACGCAACTGCCGGATGGCAAGCAGTTTATGGTGCTGGTGTCGCGCCCCTTTAGCGTGCTGCTGAGCGGCTGGCAGTCTGAGGGGACTAATGTGCCCGGACAGGCTGGTGATTTGGATGCTGCCGAGGAATCGCAGCGGGTGGATTTGACCTTTGATCCGGGGGCGATCGCCACCTTTTTGCAATCCCTGATGGAACTGTGTCAGACCGAGGCAGACCTAATGGCGGCGCTACAGGCGGCGGGCGATCGCCTCCAGCCCAACGATCCCCTCGCCCAGACGGAATTTACCCGGCGACTGGTAGCTCTGCTCACGAATCCTGAACTGTCGATAGAACCAGAGCGCTCGTCGCTAGAGCAGCAGGTCGTCGCCCGCACCCACGACTTGCAGGAGGCGGTGCTGGCAGCCCAGACCGCGAATCGCGCCAAGAGTGAGTTTCTGGCCGCAGTTAGCCATGAATTGCGAACCCCGCTAACCACCATTATTGGTATGTCTGCCACGCTGCTGCGCTGGTCTCTGGGGGAACTCAGTCCGCGTCAGCGCAGCTTTTTGCAGACGATTCATGACAGCGGGCAGCACTTGCTAGAACTCATCAACGACATCCTCGACCTGTCGCAGGTGGAGTCGGGGCGGGCCGTGCTAAAGCTGAGTCCATTTTCGCTGACGATGATGGCTCAGCAGAGCATGAAAACAGTCGAAGAAACTGCCCTGAAGCAGGGCGTAGAGCTGGCGCTGGATCTGCGAATTGACCCTAGCCGCGATCGCTTCGTCGCCGATCCGCATCGGGTCAAGCAGATTTTGCTGAATCTGCTCAGCAACGCCGTGAAGTTCACCGCAGCAGGCGGCAAGGTGACGCTGCGAGTGATGGCCGATCCTCAATACGCCATATTCCAGGTGATCGACACGGGCATCGGCATTCCCGAACAGCAGCGCCCCTTGCTCTTCCAGAAATTTCAGCAGCTTGATAGCTCCTACCAGCGGCTCTATCAGGGCACAGGCTTGGGGCTAGCGCTAACCAAGCAACTTGTGGATCTGCACGGTGGGCGGATTATGGTCGATTCTACGGTGGGCGTGGGGTCGGTGTTTACGGTTCAGCTTCCGGCCCGCTCAAAAGACGATGCAGCGGAGGCAACTGCGCCCATTCCGGCCTTGGATGGGCTGGGGCGCACCATTTTGGGACGGGTGGTGCTGGTGGAAAATGATGAGCTAACGGCCAACATCATCTGCGACATGCTGACGGCGGCAGGATATCAGGTGGTGTGGGTTCTAGAAGGCTCCACCGCCTTTAGCCAGATCGAGCTACTCCAGCCAGATGCGGTCATCGTTGATGTGCAGTCGCCCGAAAATGCGGGCGCGGAGCTAATTCACAACTTGCGCCATAGCCCAATTACCCAGCATTTGAAAGTGATTGCCCTGGCAAGTGATGAAGCTTCACCCTACGCAGCACCCGCGATCGCCGCTGCCGATTCTTGCATCACCAAACCGATTCAGCCGGAGGACGTGCTGCCGAGAGTGCTGTCTCTGGTGGCGATCGCCGAAACCTCTTGA